Proteins encoded together in one Luteimonas fraxinea window:
- a CDS encoding LLM class flavin-dependent oxidoreductase: MIPFSILDLAPVTEGSTPAESFARSLDLARHGESLGYARYWLAEHHNMPGIASAATAVLIGHIAGGTSTIRVGSGGVMLPNHAPLQVAEQFGTLASLYPGRIDLGLGRAPGTDQPTTKALRRYYAGADAFPSDVMELLRYFEPAQPGQPVQAVPGAGLDVPVWILGSSLFGAGLAATLGLPYAFASHFAPAAMSEALALYHRDFRPSKHLRQPHAMLALNVVAADTRAEAQRLFTTQQQSFVRLRRGAPGLIPPPIDDIAAFWTPAEKAMVAQSLACSVIGDPADVREGIAEFIARHRPDELMLTANIFDHDARKHSFSLAAEAMRG; the protein is encoded by the coding sequence ATGATTCCCTTCTCGATTCTCGATCTCGCCCCGGTCACCGAGGGCAGCACGCCGGCCGAATCCTTTGCCCGGTCGCTCGATCTCGCCCGGCACGGTGAATCGCTCGGCTACGCGCGCTACTGGCTCGCCGAGCACCACAACATGCCCGGCATCGCCAGCGCGGCGACGGCCGTGCTGATCGGACACATCGCCGGCGGCACGTCGACGATCCGGGTCGGGTCGGGCGGGGTGATGCTGCCCAACCATGCGCCGCTGCAGGTGGCCGAGCAGTTCGGCACGCTGGCGTCGCTGTATCCGGGGCGTATCGATCTCGGGTTGGGTCGGGCGCCGGGCACCGATCAGCCGACGACGAAGGCGCTGCGCCGCTATTACGCCGGCGCGGATGCGTTTCCGTCCGATGTCATGGAGCTGCTGCGCTACTTCGAGCCGGCGCAGCCCGGTCAGCCGGTGCAGGCCGTGCCGGGCGCGGGGCTCGACGTGCCGGTGTGGATCCTGGGTTCCAGCCTGTTCGGCGCCGGTCTCGCGGCGACGCTCGGCCTGCCGTACGCGTTCGCCTCGCACTTCGCGCCGGCCGCGATGTCGGAAGCGCTGGCGCTGTACCACCGCGATTTCCGTCCGTCGAAGCACCTGCGCCAGCCGCACGCGATGCTGGCGCTCAACGTGGTCGCGGCGGATACGCGCGCCGAGGCGCAGCGGTTGTTCACCACGCAGCAGCAGAGTTTCGTGCGCCTGCGCCGTGGCGCGCCTGGGCTGATTCCGCCGCCGATCGACGATATCGCAGCGTTCTGGACGCCGGCCGAGAAGGCGATGGTCGCGCAGTCGCTGGCGTGTTCGGTGATCGGCGATCCGGCCGACGTCCGCGAGGGCATCGCCGAATTCATCGCGCGCCATCGCCCGGACGAGCTGATGCTGACCGCCAACATCTTCGACCACGACGCGCGCAAGCACAGCTTCTCGCTGGCCGCGGAGGCAATGCGCGGCTGA
- the ruvB gene encoding Holliday junction branch migration DNA helicase RuvB, translated as MTADRIIAADATREDDAIEASIRPQRLDDYLGQQPVREQMSIFIEAAKQRREALDHVLIFGPPGLGKTTLSHVIANELGVALRVTSGPVIEKAGDLAALLTNLQPHDVLFIDEIHRLSPVVEEVLYPAMEDFQLDIMIGEGPAARSIKIDLPPFTLIGATTRAGLLTAPLRDRFGIVQRLEFYSTEELTRIVRRSAQILGLSCEPDGAAEIAKRARGTPRIANRLLRRVRDYAQVRAGGRIDRDVANAAMLMLKVDPEGFDELDRRLLHLIIENFDGGPVGVESMAAALSEERGTLEDVIEPYLIQQGYLVRTARGRMATVKAWRHLGLEPRRDATATPGHLF; from the coding sequence ATGACCGCAGACCGCATCATCGCCGCCGACGCCACCCGCGAGGACGACGCCATCGAGGCGAGCATCCGGCCGCAGCGGCTGGACGATTACCTCGGCCAGCAGCCGGTCCGCGAGCAGATGTCGATCTTCATCGAGGCCGCGAAGCAGCGGCGCGAGGCGCTCGATCATGTGCTGATCTTCGGGCCGCCGGGGCTGGGCAAGACCACGCTGAGCCACGTGATCGCCAACGAACTCGGCGTCGCGCTGCGCGTGACGTCGGGGCCGGTGATCGAGAAGGCCGGCGATCTCGCCGCGCTGCTGACCAATCTGCAGCCGCACGATGTGCTCTTCATCGACGAGATCCACCGCCTGTCGCCGGTCGTGGAAGAAGTGCTGTATCCGGCGATGGAAGATTTCCAGCTCGACATCATGATCGGCGAGGGCCCCGCGGCGCGTTCGATCAAGATCGACCTGCCGCCCTTCACCCTGATTGGCGCAACCACGCGCGCAGGCCTGCTGACCGCGCCGCTGCGCGACCGCTTCGGCATCGTGCAACGGCTGGAGTTCTACAGCACCGAGGAACTGACCCGGATCGTGCGCCGTTCGGCGCAGATTCTCGGCCTGTCCTGTGAACCCGATGGCGCCGCCGAAATTGCGAAGCGCGCACGTGGCACGCCGCGTATCGCCAACCGTCTGCTGCGCCGTGTGCGTGATTACGCGCAGGTGCGCGCCGGTGGCCGCATCGATCGCGACGTGGCCAATGCCGCGATGCTGATGCTCAAGGTCGATCCGGAAGGCTTCGACGAACTCGATCGCCGCCTGCTGCATCTGATCATCGAGAACTTCGATGGCGGCCCGGTCGGCGTCGAGTCGATGGCGGCCGCGCTCAGCGAGGAACGCGGCACGCTGGAAGACGTCATCGAGCCGTATCTGATCCAGCAGGGCTATCTCGTGCGCACCGCGCGCGGGCGCATGGCGACGGTCAAGGCCTGGCGCCATCTGGGCCTGGAGCCGCGCCGCGACGCCACCGCGACCCCCGGCCACCTGTTCTGA
- the ybgC gene encoding tol-pal system-associated acyl-CoA thioesterase, translating to MTAISSPGAGPTGLFSWPTRVYWEDTDAGGVVYHAQYVAFMERARSEWLRAHGYGQQMLRDTHGTLFAVRAMRIDFRSPARLDDALEVSVALRQCRRASAVFVQEVRRDGDLLLDAEVRVAALSSSDFRPRAIPDALYTQLKSLETSAE from the coding sequence TTGACAGCGATTTCCAGCCCTGGGGCCGGTCCGACCGGTCTATTCAGTTGGCCGACACGCGTCTATTGGGAAGATACCGACGCAGGTGGCGTCGTCTATCACGCGCAGTACGTGGCTTTCATGGAGCGCGCGCGCAGCGAGTGGTTGCGGGCGCATGGCTACGGACAGCAGATGTTGCGCGATACGCACGGCACGTTGTTCGCGGTCCGTGCGATGCGGATCGATTTCCGCAGTCCGGCGCGGCTCGACGATGCGCTGGAGGTCAGCGTGGCGCTGCGGCAGTGCCGGCGTGCGAGCGCGGTGTTCGTGCAGGAGGTGCGCCGCGATGGCGATCTGCTGCTCGATGCCGAGGTCCGTGTCGCGGCATTGTCGTCATCCGATTTCAGGCCGCGTGCCATTCCGGACGCGCTCTACACACAACTCAAGTCACTCGAAACGTCAGCGGAGTAA
- the tolQ gene encoding protein TolQ — MSLMPVLLQSAAQVQALPEEAAAGATELANAGAAAAATAPMANELSILELILHASIPVQLVMLLLLFASVSSWVIIFRKKRLLDRAEKEADRFEERFWSGAEISKLYASATERNREIEGLEAIFEAGYREYSRQRQRRGVDARTHLEGAQRGMRVAGARELDGLESNLEYLANVGSIAPYVGLLGTVWGIMISFHGLASVKEATIATVAPGISEALIATAMGLFAAIPAVWAYNRFATKVERVATRFEAFSDEFSSILERQTGTE, encoded by the coding sequence ATGAGCCTCATGCCCGTGCTGTTGCAGTCCGCCGCCCAGGTGCAGGCGTTGCCCGAAGAGGCCGCCGCCGGCGCGACCGAACTCGCGAACGCGGGCGCCGCTGCGGCTGCCACCGCGCCGATGGCCAACGAACTCAGCATTCTCGAGCTGATCCTGCACGCATCGATTCCGGTGCAGCTGGTGATGCTGCTGCTGCTGTTTGCGTCGGTGTCGTCGTGGGTGATCATCTTCCGCAAGAAGCGCCTGCTGGACCGCGCCGAGAAGGAGGCCGACCGCTTCGAAGAGCGTTTCTGGTCTGGCGCCGAGATCAGCAAGCTCTACGCCTCGGCGACCGAGCGCAACCGTGAGATCGAGGGCCTGGAGGCCATCTTCGAGGCGGGGTATCGCGAGTACTCGCGTCAGCGGCAGCGTCGCGGCGTCGATGCGCGCACGCATCTCGAAGGTGCACAGCGCGGCATGCGCGTCGCCGGCGCACGCGAACTCGACGGGCTGGAGAGCAATCTCGAATACCTCGCCAACGTCGGCTCGATCGCGCCCTACGTCGGCCTGCTCGGCACCGTGTGGGGCATCATGATTTCGTTCCACGGCCTGGCCAGCGTCAAGGAGGCGACCATCGCCACGGTCGCGCCGGGCATCTCGGAAGCGCTGATCGCGACAGCGATGGGTCTGTTCGCCGCGATCCCGGCGGTGTGGGCCTACAACCGCTTCGCGACGAAGGTCGAGCGCGTCGCCACGCGCTTCGAGGCTTTCTCCGACGAGTTCTCCTCGATCCTCGAACGTCAGACCGGCACCGAGTGA
- a CDS encoding ExbD/TolR family protein — MSSISLRRSKRRKLKNEINVVPYIDVMLVLLIIFMVTTPLMNLGTDINLPDSRAMSLGSPQDPVVVSVYPDGQLALMVERQNTSVTREDLVARLRGIHTQNPDATILVSGDGAASYQRIMNAIDLINEAGITKVSLISRPAESAN, encoded by the coding sequence ATGTCGTCGATCTCCCTTCGCCGTTCCAAGCGGCGCAAGCTCAAGAACGAAATCAACGTCGTGCCCTACATCGACGTGATGCTGGTGCTGCTGATCATTTTCATGGTCACCACGCCGCTGATGAATCTGGGCACCGACATCAACCTGCCGGATTCGCGCGCGATGTCGCTCGGCTCGCCGCAGGATCCGGTCGTGGTCAGCGTATATCCCGACGGGCAGCTCGCGTTGATGGTGGAACGCCAGAACACCTCGGTCACGCGTGAGGATCTCGTCGCGCGCCTGCGCGGCATCCACACGCAAAACCCGGATGCGACCATCCTCGTCAGCGGCGATGGCGCGGCCAGCTATCAGCGGATCATGAACGCCATCGACCTCATCAACGAGGCCGGCATCACCAAGGTCAGCCTGATCAGCCGTCCGGCGGAAAGCGCGAACTGA
- a CDS encoding cell envelope integrity protein TolA has product MRESRSDNVVAIGLSILVHVLLFGLIILGALWSASSRPESAMGSPVSADIIDPNALSAADRRALASKPEPLPDPEPAPEPVPDPVPEPVPEPVEEPASAPPQPLPEPRPEDAVEQRQPQLQEVVPEPDTVSQAAVRRDALAAEQREKEREEKRRQAQVELAEQQKQQEAEEKRRLARQELEKLRAEREKTQREAQLSEQRLKQIAERNAQQASEQRAAASAASPPPGRPDGDSGLAAKYAAALQEAIRRNWRRPDNVPLGQRCRLYITQLPGGEVLNVEFDASCPYDAQGRRSVEAAVRAAEPLPYEGFQSVFNRRLNLNFTAQD; this is encoded by the coding sequence ATGCGCGAGTCGCGTTCCGACAATGTAGTGGCGATCGGACTGTCGATCCTGGTCCATGTGCTGCTGTTCGGCCTGATCATTCTCGGCGCGCTGTGGAGCGCGTCGTCGCGGCCCGAATCGGCGATGGGCTCGCCAGTCTCGGCCGACATCATCGATCCCAATGCGCTGAGCGCCGCTGACCGGCGCGCGCTGGCCAGCAAGCCCGAGCCGTTGCCTGATCCGGAGCCCGCGCCCGAGCCGGTGCCCGATCCCGTTCCGGAACCGGTGCCCGAGCCGGTCGAAGAGCCCGCGTCCGCACCGCCGCAGCCGTTGCCCGAACCGCGACCCGAGGACGCCGTCGAGCAGCGCCAGCCGCAGCTGCAGGAAGTCGTGCCCGAGCCCGATACCGTCTCGCAGGCCGCCGTGCGCCGCGATGCGCTGGCTGCCGAGCAGCGCGAGAAGGAGCGGGAAGAGAAGCGCCGTCAGGCGCAGGTCGAACTCGCCGAGCAGCAGAAGCAGCAGGAAGCCGAAGAGAAGCGCCGCCTCGCGCGCCAGGAACTCGAGAAGCTGCGTGCCGAACGCGAGAAGACCCAGCGCGAAGCGCAGCTGTCGGAGCAGCGTCTGAAGCAGATCGCCGAGCGCAATGCGCAGCAGGCGTCCGAGCAGCGCGCCGCCGCGTCCGCCGCGAGCCCGCCGCCGGGTCGTCCCGATGGCGACAGCGGTCTGGCTGCGAAGTACGCCGCCGCGTTGCAGGAGGCGATCCGCCGCAACTGGCGTCGTCCGGACAACGTGCCGCTGGGCCAGCGCTGCCGCCTCTACATCACCCAGTTGCCGGGTGGCGAGGTGTTGAACGTCGAGTTCGATGCGTCCTGTCCGTATGACGCGCAGGGCCGTCGCTCGGTCGAAGCCGCGGTGCGCGCGGCCGAGCCGCTGCCGTACGAAGGCTTCCAGTCGGTCTTCAACCGCAGGCTCAACCTCAACTTCACGGCGCAGGATTGA
- the tolB gene encoding Tol-Pal system beta propeller repeat protein TolB, producing MKPILIRCLLALFALGLPMLASAQQQGLEIDITGGSAQAMPIAVVPMPYQGSGAAPDTDVAAVVRADLDRSGQFRSLPERDIVERPTRGSEVQYPTWRALRQDFLVVGRVVDAGGGSYRVEYELFDVAKQERVLGLAMTARPNAMRDVAHQMADAIYEKITGVRGAFWTRVAYITQTGVGPSARYALIVADSDGHNPQTVVRSNEPLMSPSWSPDGRRVAYVSFESGNSAIYIQDITSGGRELVSSFRGINGAPAFSPDGRRLALSLSRSGNPEIYVMDLGSKALTQVTNHFAIDTSPSWAADGGSLYFISDRGGRPQVYQAPVSGGSATRVTFEGSYNADPSVSFDGKKIVVAQGSGNVYRIALLDRSLGSPRWSTLSPGSLDESPSFAPNAGMVLYAAREGRRGVLYAVSSDGRVRQRLVLADGDVREPAWGPYREQR from the coding sequence ATGAAACCCATTCTGATCCGTTGCTTGTTGGCTCTGTTCGCACTCGGCCTGCCCATGCTCGCCAGTGCGCAGCAGCAGGGCCTCGAGATCGACATCACCGGCGGCAGCGCCCAGGCGATGCCGATCGCGGTCGTGCCGATGCCCTACCAGGGCAGTGGCGCCGCGCCCGATACCGATGTCGCCGCCGTGGTGCGCGCCGACCTCGACCGCTCCGGCCAGTTCCGCTCGCTGCCCGAGCGCGACATCGTCGAGCGCCCGACGCGCGGCAGCGAGGTCCAGTACCCGACGTGGCGCGCGCTGCGTCAGGACTTCCTCGTCGTCGGCCGCGTCGTCGACGCCGGCGGCGGCAGCTACCGGGTCGAGTACGAACTGTTCGACGTCGCCAAGCAGGAGCGCGTGCTCGGCCTGGCGATGACCGCGCGTCCGAATGCGATGCGTGATGTCGCGCACCAGATGGCCGACGCGATCTACGAGAAGATCACCGGCGTGCGTGGCGCGTTCTGGACCCGGGTCGCGTACATCACCCAGACCGGCGTCGGCCCGAGCGCGCGTTATGCGTTGATCGTCGCCGACTCCGACGGCCACAACCCGCAGACGGTCGTGCGCTCGAACGAGCCGCTGATGTCGCCGAGCTGGAGCCCGGACGGCCGCCGCGTCGCCTACGTCAGCTTCGAGAGCGGCAACTCGGCGATCTACATCCAGGACATCACCAGCGGCGGTCGTGAACTGGTTTCGAGCTTCCGCGGCATCAACGGCGCCCCGGCGTTCTCGCCCGACGGCCGTCGTCTGGCGCTGTCGCTGTCGCGCAGCGGCAACCCCGAGATCTACGTGATGGACCTCGGCAGCAAGGCGCTGACCCAGGTCACCAACCACTTCGCCATCGACACCTCGCCCTCCTGGGCGGCCGACGGCGGCAGCCTGTACTTCATCTCCGACCGCGGCGGGCGGCCGCAGGTCTACCAGGCGCCGGTGTCCGGCGGCAGCGCGACCCGCGTGACCTTCGAGGGCAGCTACAACGCCGACCCGTCGGTGTCCTTCGATGGCAAGAAAATCGTCGTGGCGCAAGGTTCAGGCAACGTGTACCGTATTGCACTGCTGGATCGCAGCCTGGGGTCGCCCCGCTGGTCTACGCTGTCGCCAGGGTCGCTCGACGAATCGCCGAGCTTTGCCCCGAACGCCGGCATGGTCCTGTACGCGGCGCGTGAGGGGCGCAGGGGTGTGTTGTATGCGGTGTCCTCGGATGGCCGTGTGCGTCAGCGCCTCGTCCTCGCCGATGGCGATGTGCGCGAGCCGGCTTGGGGTCCGTACCGGGAACAGCGCTGA
- the pal gene encoding peptidoglycan-associated lipoprotein Pal, giving the protein MKMTTRLMLAAMLCTAAVACSKKVKEEAPVDTGPSTGTVAPTGPTAGAYTPADLDSDACLRQRVVYFDLDQDNLRPEFQAVMACHAKYLRDRSAARISLEGHADERGSREYNQGLGERRGNGVSSALQANGGSAAQLAVVSYGEERPVCNDSNEDCWARNRRVEIIYTAR; this is encoded by the coding sequence ATGAAGATGACCACCCGTTTGATGCTGGCCGCGATGCTCTGCACCGCTGCCGTTGCGTGTTCCAAGAAGGTCAAGGAAGAGGCACCGGTCGATACCGGTCCGTCGACCGGCACCGTGGCTCCGACTGGCCCGACCGCGGGTGCTTACACCCCGGCCGACCTCGACAGCGATGCATGCCTGCGTCAGCGCGTCGTCTACTTCGATCTCGATCAGGACAACCTGCGTCCCGAGTTCCAGGCTGTAATGGCCTGCCATGCCAAGTACCTGCGTGACCGCAGCGCTGCGCGCATCTCGCTGGAAGGCCACGCCGACGAGCGCGGCAGCCGCGAGTACAACCAGGGTCTGGGCGAGCGTCGTGGCAATGGCGTGTCCTCGGCACTGCAGGCCAACGGTGGTTCGGCTGCCCAGCTGGCTGTCGTCAGCTACGGCGAAGAGCGTCCGGTCTGCAATGACTCGAACGAAGATTGCTGGGCCCGCAATCGTCGCGTCGAGATCATTTACACCGCTCGCTGA
- the ybgF gene encoding tol-pal system protein YbgF produces MRHWLVLPVAFAATLVVAAPAWAQRASLADRVASLEARAGDTSANVDLLNQLNQLRQEIVSLRSQVEELQQQNEQLKSSNRSQYLDIDGRLNRLESGQGGGGGGLELPDPTGAATPAPAAGANAQAARGSATSAAPVSTQAAPADERAAYEQAFDALKNARYDESATLFQGFLQQHPQGSYAPNALYWLGESYYVTQNYALAQEQFLSLLQRYPQSDKAPGAMLKVGLSQYGLKDLDGAETTLADVGKQYPGTDAARTAADRLRAIQLSRLR; encoded by the coding sequence ATGCGTCATTGGCTGGTACTCCCAGTAGCGTTCGCGGCGACCCTCGTGGTCGCCGCGCCCGCATGGGCGCAACGGGCGAGCCTCGCGGACCGCGTGGCCTCGCTCGAAGCGCGCGCGGGTGATACCAGCGCCAACGTCGATCTGCTCAACCAGCTCAATCAGCTGCGGCAGGAGATCGTGTCCCTGCGCTCGCAGGTGGAAGAACTCCAGCAGCAGAACGAGCAGCTCAAGTCCAGCAACCGCAGCCAGTATCTCGACATCGACGGCCGGCTCAACCGGCTCGAGAGCGGGCAGGGCGGCGGTGGCGGTGGTCTTGAACTGCCCGATCCCACCGGCGCTGCAACGCCGGCACCCGCGGCAGGCGCAAATGCGCAGGCCGCGCGTGGTTCTGCGACGAGCGCTGCGCCCGTCTCAACGCAGGCCGCACCTGCCGACGAACGCGCCGCTTACGAGCAGGCGTTCGATGCATTGAAGAATGCGCGTTACGACGAATCCGCCACGCTGTTCCAGGGCTTCCTGCAGCAGCACCCGCAGGGCAGCTACGCGCCGAACGCGCTGTACTGGCTTGGCGAGAGCTATTACGTCACCCAGAATTACGCACTGGCGCAGGAGCAGTTCCTGTCGCTGTTGCAGCGCTATCCGCAGAGCGACAAGGCCCCGGGCGCGATGCTCAAGGTCGGTCTTTCGCAGTACGGGCTGAAAGACCTCGACGGCGCCGAGACGACGCTCGCCGATGTCGGCAAGCAGTATCCCGGCACCGACGCGGCACGCACCGCCGCCGACCGGCTCCGCGCAATCCAGCTCTCGCGCCTGCGCTGA
- the queE gene encoding 7-carboxy-7-deazaguanine synthase QueE — translation MTAVAPDAVAASAADRLKLTEVFLSLQGEARDAGWPTVFVRLTGCPLRCTYCDTAYAFHGGQWWTIDDILAEVAKHGVRHVCVTGGEPLAQKRCIGLLRRLCDAGYQVSLETSGALDISDVDPRVSRVLDIKTPASNEAHRNRWENLPLLTAHDQIKFVVCSRADYEWARDVVLTKGLPHRCDVLFSPSKGEITGRELADWIVADRLPVKFQMQLHKLLWDDEPGR, via the coding sequence ATGACCGCCGTCGCGCCCGATGCGGTCGCCGCATCCGCGGCCGACCGGCTCAAGCTCACCGAAGTCTTCCTGTCCTTGCAGGGCGAAGCCCGCGATGCCGGCTGGCCGACGGTGTTCGTCCGTCTGACCGGCTGCCCGCTGCGCTGCACCTACTGCGACACCGCGTACGCCTTCCACGGCGGCCAGTGGTGGACGATCGACGACATCCTCGCGGAAGTTGCGAAGCATGGCGTGAGGCACGTCTGCGTGACCGGTGGAGAACCACTGGCGCAGAAGCGCTGCATCGGCCTGTTGCGTCGCCTGTGCGATGCCGGCTACCAGGTGTCGCTGGAAACCTCGGGCGCGCTGGACATCAGCGACGTCGATCCGCGCGTGAGCCGCGTGCTCGACATCAAGACGCCTGCCTCCAACGAAGCGCATCGCAACCGCTGGGAGAATCTCCCGCTGCTGACCGCGCACGACCAGATCAAGTTCGTCGTCTGCTCGCGCGCCGATTACGAGTGGGCACGCGACGTCGTGCTGACCAAGGGGCTGCCGCATCGCTGCGACGTGCTGTTCTCGCCGAGCAAGGGCGAGATCACCGGTCGCGAGCTGGCCGACTGGATCGTCGCGGATCGCCTGCCGGTGAAGTTCCAGATGCAGCTGCACAAGCTGCTGTGGGATGACGAACCGGGGCGCTGA
- the queC gene encoding 7-cyano-7-deazaguanine synthase QueC, which yields MKKAVVLLSGGMDSAAVIAIAQEQGFDVHALSVRYGQRHTSELDAAARVAAAMGVTVHKTVDVDLRSIGGSALTDDIDVPEAGGAGIPVTYVPARNTIMLSLALGWAEVLGAADIFCGVNAVDYSGYPDCRPEFVDAFERLANLATKAGVEGAGIRVHAPLQRMGKGDIVREGVRLGVDFGLTVSCYNADAQGMACGHCDACRLRADGFDAAGVPDPTRYVQTTA from the coding sequence ATGAAAAAAGCCGTCGTCCTGTTGTCCGGAGGCATGGACTCCGCCGCCGTCATCGCCATCGCCCAGGAACAGGGCTTCGATGTGCATGCGCTGAGCGTGCGCTACGGCCAGCGCCACACCTCCGAACTCGATGCCGCCGCGCGCGTCGCGGCCGCGATGGGCGTCACCGTGCACAAGACCGTCGACGTCGACCTGCGCAGCATCGGCGGCTCGGCATTGACCGACGACATCGACGTGCCGGAAGCGGGCGGCGCAGGCATTCCGGTGACCTACGTGCCCGCGCGCAACACGATCATGCTGTCGCTCGCCCTCGGCTGGGCCGAAGTGCTCGGCGCAGCCGACATCTTCTGCGGCGTCAACGCGGTCGACTATTCCGGCTATCCGGATTGCCGTCCCGAATTCGTCGATGCTTTCGAGCGTCTGGCCAATCTCGCGACCAAGGCGGGCGTCGAAGGCGCCGGCATCCGCGTGCACGCCCCGCTGCAGCGCATGGGCAAGGGCGACATCGTGCGCGAAGGCGTACGTCTGGGCGTCGACTTCGGCCTGACCGTGTCCTGCTACAACGCCGATGCCCAAGGTATGGCCTGCGGCCACTGCGACGCGTGCCGTCTGCGCGCGGACGGATTCGACGCCGCGGGCGTGCCTGATCCCACGCGGTACGTACAGACGACGGCCTGA
- the recQ gene encoding DNA helicase RecQ: MSSSPDAAALEVLQRVFGHAAFRGEQAAIVSHVAAGQDALVLMPTGGGKSMCFQVPALLREGVAIVVSPLIALMQDQVDALLQSGVRAAFLNSTLDGETAQRVERELLAGELDLLYVAPERLLTPRFLSLLDRAPLALFAIDEAHCVSQWGHDFRREYRELTILHERWPHVPRIALTATADPPTQREIAERLQLEDARRFVSSFDRPNIRYTVVQKENAKRQLLDFVQSHRGEAGIVYCLSRRKVEETAEYLAGQGIDAIPYHAGMDAELRAANQRRFLRSDGVVVVATIAFGMGIDKPDVRFVAHTDLPKSIEGYYQETGRGGRDGEPADAWMCYGLGDLVLLRQMIEQSESGDERKRLEHRKLDSLVGYCETMRCRRQVLLANFGEDYAAKGAGQPCGNCDNCLDPPAAWDATVPAQKALSCVYRSGQRFGAAHVIDILRGSESERIRQFGHDQLSTYGVGTDVDARVWKSVLRQLVAQGLLDVDAEGYGGLRLTEASRGVLKGETQVMLRKPTNTKERTRTTRVATGADIDLAPADRPLFESLRALRGRLAREQNVPAYVIFHDATLREIARLRPISHGQLGGIGGVGAGKLERYGDAVLETVLDAD; encoded by the coding sequence ATGTCTTCTTCTCCAGATGCCGCCGCGCTCGAGGTTCTGCAGCGCGTGTTCGGCCATGCCGCATTCCGCGGCGAACAGGCCGCGATCGTCTCGCATGTTGCCGCCGGCCAGGATGCGCTGGTGCTGATGCCCACCGGCGGCGGCAAGTCCATGTGCTTCCAGGTGCCCGCGCTGTTGCGCGAGGGCGTCGCCATCGTGGTGTCGCCATTGATCGCGCTGATGCAGGACCAGGTGGACGCGTTGCTGCAGTCGGGCGTGCGCGCGGCGTTTCTCAATTCCACGCTCGATGGCGAAACCGCGCAGCGCGTGGAGCGCGAGCTGCTGGCCGGCGAACTTGACCTGCTCTACGTCGCGCCCGAGCGCCTGCTGACGCCACGCTTCCTGTCGCTGCTCGACCGCGCACCGCTGGCGCTGTTCGCGATCGACGAGGCGCATTGCGTGTCGCAATGGGGCCATGACTTCCGCCGCGAATACCGCGAGCTGACGATCCTGCACGAGCGCTGGCCGCACGTGCCGCGCATCGCACTGACCGCGACCGCCGATCCGCCGACCCAGCGCGAGATCGCCGAGCGCCTGCAGCTGGAAGACGCGCGCCGCTTCGTCAGTTCGTTCGACCGGCCCAACATCCGCTACACGGTGGTGCAGAAGGAAAACGCCAAGCGCCAGCTGCTCGATTTCGTGCAGTCGCATCGTGGCGAAGCCGGCATCGTCTACTGCCTGTCGCGGCGCAAGGTCGAAGAAACGGCCGAATATCTCGCTGGCCAGGGCATCGATGCGATTCCGTACCACGCCGGCATGGACGCGGAGTTGCGCGCGGCCAACCAGCGGCGCTTCCTGCGCAGTGATGGTGTGGTGGTCGTGGCGACGATCGCGTTCGGCATGGGCATCGACAAGCCGGACGTGCGCTTCGTCGCCCATACCGACCTGCCGAAATCGATCGAGGGCTACTACCAGGAAACCGGCCGCGGCGGCCGCGACGGCGAGCCCGCCGATGCGTGGATGTGCTACGGCCTCGGCGATCTGGTGCTGCTGCGGCAGATGATCGAACAGTCCGAGTCCGGCGACGAGCGCAAGCGGCTCGAACACCGCAAGCTCGATTCGCTGGTCGGTTACTGCGAGACGATGCGTTGCCGTCGCCAAGTGCTGCTGGCGAACTTCGGCGAGGACTATGCGGCCAAGGGCGCGGGCCAGCCCTGCGGCAACTGCGACAACTGCCTCGACCCGCCCGCCGCGTGGGATGCCACCGTGCCCGCGCAGAAAGCGCTCAGCTGCGTGTATCGCAGCGGCCAGCGTTTCGGCGCCGCGCACGTCATCGACATCCTGCGTGGCAGCGAGAGCGAACGCATCCGCCAGTTCGGCCACGACCAGCTCAGCACCTACGGCGTCGGCACCGATGTCGATGCGCGCGTGTGGAAGAGCGTGCTGCGCCAGCTCGTCGCGCAGGGCCTGCTCGATGTCGACGCAGAAGGTTACGGCGGCCTGCGACTGACCGAAGCCAGCCGCGGCGTGCTCAAGGGCGAGACGCAGGTGATGCTGCGCAAACCAACGAACACGAAGGAGCGCACGCGCACCACACGCGTCGCGACCGGTGCCGACATCGATCTGGCACCGGCCGACCGGCCGCTGTTCGAATCGCTGCGCGCGCTACGCGGACGCCTGGCGCGCGAGCAGAACGTGCCTGCCTACGTGATCTTCCACGACGCGACCTTGCGCGAGATCGCACGCCTGCGCCCGATCAGCCATGGCCAGCTCGGCGGCATCGGCGGCGTTGGTGCAGGCAAGCTGGAACGCTATGGCGATGCCGTGCTGGAAACGGTGCTCGACGCGGATTGA